A window from Exiguobacterium marinum DSM 16307 encodes these proteins:
- a CDS encoding DMT family transporter, with the protein MLFGIICSAVAGAFISVQAAVNAKMNTNLGAWATTVLVFIVGLVGSIIPLLLFGGNLAGLRELSPIYWLGGLLGVGVVYCVMRSIQLLGPTLSVSLILVSQLIWALLVDLYGAFGMPQITLSAGQIVGLTILLVGVILFKQSQTAAIAKQAVNEATS; encoded by the coding sequence ATGCTATTTGGTATTATCTGTTCGGCTGTAGCTGGGGCATTTATTAGTGTACAGGCGGCGGTCAACGCGAAAATGAATACAAATTTAGGGGCCTGGGCCACCACGGTATTAGTCTTTATCGTCGGTCTTGTCGGATCCATCATCCCGTTGTTATTATTTGGAGGAAATCTTGCCGGATTACGTGAGCTATCTCCAATCTATTGGCTCGGTGGATTGCTTGGGGTCGGTGTCGTTTATTGTGTCATGCGGAGTATCCAGTTACTTGGACCAACGTTGTCGGTGTCGCTCATTCTCGTGTCACAACTCATTTGGGCGTTACTCGTCGATTTGTATGGAGCCTTCGGGATGCCTCAAATCACGTTATCGGCTGGACAAATTGTAGGGCTTACCATCCTTCTTGTCGGGGTCATTCTCTTTAAACAGTCTCAGACAGCGGCCATCGCTAAACAAGCAGTCAACGAAGCTACTTCATGA
- a CDS encoding glycerol dehydrogenase: MSERIFISPAKYVQGKQTIDRIGEFVTHFGSNALLIADDIVWDLVGERVTQSLQSSDIKATKADFVGEASKHEITRIATDAKENGTAFVIGLGGGKTLDTAKAVADELDARIVIVPTIASTDAPTSALSVIYTDEGNFESYRFYKKNPDLVLVDTELIAQAPPRFLASGIADALATWVEVRSVLTFGGKTMAGGVPTLAAEAIAERCEEVLFTYGIQAYEAVKAKVVTPALEAIVEANTLLSGLGFESGGLAAAHAIHNGFTALEGDIHHLTHGEKVAFGTLVQLALEGRPQEEFEQYVAFYMALDLPVTLEDIKLKDASREDILKVGKAATAEGETIHSGFDVTPEEVADAIIAADRYARLYQERL; the protein is encoded by the coding sequence ATGTCAGAACGTATTTTCATCAGTCCGGCTAAGTATGTGCAAGGGAAACAAACGATTGATCGCATCGGAGAGTTTGTCACTCACTTCGGTTCAAACGCTTTACTCATAGCGGATGATATCGTGTGGGATTTAGTAGGCGAACGCGTGACACAGTCTCTGCAGTCGAGTGATATCAAGGCGACAAAAGCAGATTTTGTCGGAGAAGCATCAAAGCATGAGATTACTCGCATCGCCACAGACGCTAAAGAGAACGGTACAGCGTTCGTTATCGGCCTTGGTGGCGGCAAGACGCTCGATACGGCAAAAGCGGTCGCAGATGAATTGGATGCCCGCATCGTCATTGTACCGACCATCGCCTCTACAGATGCGCCGACAAGCGCATTGTCGGTCATTTATACAGATGAAGGTAATTTCGAAAGCTATCGTTTTTATAAAAAGAATCCAGATCTCGTTCTGGTGGACACCGAATTGATTGCACAGGCACCGCCTCGCTTCTTAGCGTCAGGTATTGCCGATGCATTGGCTACGTGGGTCGAAGTGCGAAGCGTCCTTACATTTGGAGGCAAGACGATGGCCGGTGGTGTCCCGACGCTTGCGGCGGAAGCGATTGCTGAACGATGTGAAGAAGTTCTGTTCACGTACGGCATTCAGGCGTATGAGGCCGTCAAGGCAAAAGTTGTGACGCCTGCGCTCGAAGCCATCGTTGAAGCCAATACACTATTAAGCGGTCTCGGCTTTGAAAGCGGTGGCTTGGCTGCGGCCCACGCTATTCACAATGGATTCACCGCGTTAGAAGGAGACATCCACCATTTGACGCACGGTGAAAAAGTTGCTTTCGGAACACTCGTACAACTCGCACTCGAAGGGCGTCCTCAAGAAGAATTCGAGCAATATGTTGCCTTTTATATGGCGCTCGACTTACCGGTCACACTCGAAGATATTAAATTAAAGGATGCGTCTCGAGAAGATATCTTGAAAGTCGGGAAGGCCGCCACGGCAGAAGGCGAAACGATTCATAGCGGTTTCGATGTCACGCCTGAAGAAGTTGCAGACGCGATCATCGCGGCTGATCGCTACGCCCGTCTTTATCAAGAGCGTTTATGA
- a CDS encoding type 1 glutamine amidotransferase domain-containing protein, with amino-acid sequence MSKHVLIVTTSANQLSNGHATGLWLEEFAVPYLLFEKEGYKVTVASIEGGDVPIDANSLEDGLSEDILNTRELLKDTARLDQVADEPYDAVYLPGGHGTVVDFPGNETLQRVVRNVYENGNIVGAVCHGPIGLVNVKLSNDEPLVKDKQVTGFTDAEEKEMQLDSAVPFLLETGLRNEGGQFKGADNWAVNVVVDDRLVTGQNPQSSEAVGKELVKLLG; translated from the coding sequence ATGTCGAAACATGTACTGATTGTCACAACGTCAGCGAATCAATTATCAAATGGTCATGCAACGGGACTTTGGCTTGAAGAGTTTGCCGTTCCTTACTTATTGTTTGAAAAAGAAGGATACAAAGTGACGGTCGCAAGTATCGAAGGTGGAGACGTGCCAATCGATGCGAATAGTTTAGAGGATGGCTTGTCAGAAGATATATTAAATACGCGTGAATTGCTCAAAGATACGGCTCGCCTCGATCAAGTGGCAGACGAACCATACGATGCCGTTTATTTACCAGGAGGTCACGGGACGGTCGTTGATTTCCCAGGAAATGAAACGTTACAACGCGTTGTCCGCAACGTATACGAAAATGGAAATATTGTCGGGGCGGTTTGCCACGGACCCATTGGATTGGTCAATGTGAAGCTCAGCAACGATGAGCCGCTCGTTAAAGACAAACAAGTGACAGGATTCACTGACGCTGAAGAAAAAGAAATGCAACTTGATTCTGCTGTTCCGTTCTTACTCGAGACGGGATTACGTAATGAAGGTGGACAGTTCAAGGGAGCTGACAATTGGGCGGTGAACGTGGTTGTTGACGATCGACTCGTTACTGGTCAAAACCCTCAATCTTCTGAAGCGGTCGGGAAAGAGCTTGTCAAATTACTCGGATAA
- the nagE gene encoding N-acetylglucosamine-specific PTS transporter subunit IIBC, producing MMNYLQRLGRSLMLPVAVLPAAAILMGIGYWIDPSGWGSGNIAAAFLIKAGAAIIDNIPILFAVGVGLGMSKNRDGSAALSGLVAYLTVTTLLAAGTVALFQGIDVEAVNPAFSRIENAFIGILSGLIAASMYNRFSHVKLPDALAFFSGKRLVPIMTAFSMILVSVALYFIWPIVFTGLVGFGESISKLGAFGAGLYGFFNRLLIPTGLHHALNSVFWFDVADINDIGKFWSGEGEKGVTGMYQAGFFPIMMFGLPAAALAMYHTAKTKRKKQAASLLFAAAFASFFTGVTEPLEFSFMFLAPVLYLVHAVLTGISLFIAATFQWTAGFTFSAGLVDFFLSSRLPLANQPYMLIVQGLVFAVIYYAIFRFMIVKFNLMTPGRESDEVVDAVASETADGETKVAPVASASGSEYSAMANMIYDGLGGDSNVTGIESCITRLRVDVKDMDTVNQDQIKKAGIPGVKVVSPNHIQVIVGTNVQFVLDEIEKIRSHRAG from the coding sequence ATGATGAATTATTTGCAACGTCTCGGACGTTCCCTCATGTTACCGGTTGCTGTACTTCCGGCAGCCGCCATTCTCATGGGGATTGGTTATTGGATCGACCCATCTGGTTGGGGGTCAGGAAACATTGCCGCTGCATTCTTAATTAAGGCAGGGGCCGCCATTATCGATAACATTCCAATTCTTTTCGCAGTCGGGGTAGGTCTCGGAATGTCAAAAAACCGTGACGGTTCAGCTGCACTGAGTGGACTCGTGGCTTATTTGACCGTCACGACACTTTTGGCAGCCGGAACGGTCGCCTTGTTCCAAGGCATTGACGTCGAAGCCGTCAACCCGGCATTCTCGAGAATTGAAAATGCATTTATCGGTATTTTATCAGGATTAATTGCCGCTAGTATGTACAACCGCTTCAGTCACGTCAAACTACCAGACGCCCTCGCGTTCTTTAGTGGGAAGCGTCTCGTTCCGATCATGACGGCCTTCTCGATGATTCTCGTATCGGTCGCCCTTTACTTTATCTGGCCAATCGTCTTTACAGGTCTTGTCGGATTCGGGGAGTCGATTTCTAAACTTGGCGCATTCGGTGCCGGGCTATACGGATTCTTTAACCGTCTCTTGATTCCGACTGGTCTTCATCACGCCCTCAACTCGGTATTCTGGTTCGATGTCGCTGACATTAACGATATCGGAAAGTTCTGGTCGGGTGAAGGTGAAAAAGGTGTAACAGGGATGTATCAAGCCGGATTCTTCCCAATCATGATGTTCGGTCTTCCTGCTGCAGCACTTGCGATGTACCATACAGCGAAGACAAAACGGAAGAAACAAGCGGCATCACTACTATTCGCAGCAGCGTTCGCTTCATTCTTTACAGGTGTAACTGAACCACTTGAGTTCTCGTTTATGTTCCTCGCTCCTGTTCTTTACCTTGTACACGCAGTCCTTACAGGAATCTCGCTCTTTATTGCAGCAACGTTCCAATGGACAGCTGGCTTTACATTTAGTGCAGGTCTCGTTGACTTCTTCCTCAGTTCAAGATTACCTCTTGCCAATCAGCCGTACATGCTCATTGTGCAAGGTCTCGTATTCGCAGTCATTTACTACGCGATCTTCCGCTTCATGATTGTGAAGTTTAACTTAATGACGCCAGGCCGCGAATCAGATGAAGTCGTTGATGCAGTTGCTAGTGAGACAGCAGACGGCGAAACGAAGGTCGCGCCGGTCGCATCAGCTTCAGGTAGCGAATACTCAGCAATGGCAAATATGATTTATGACGGTCTCGGTGGTGACAGCAACGTCACAGGTATCGAGTCTTGCATCACACGCTTACGCGTCGATGTCAAAGACATGGATACGGTCAACCAAGATCAAATCAAGAAAGCTGGTATTCCTGGTGTGAAAGTCGTCAGTCCAAACCATATTCAAGTCATCGTCGGCACAAACGTTCAGTTCGTCCTCGATGAGATTGAAAAAATTCGTAGCCACCGCGCCGGATAA
- a CDS encoding Crp/Fnr family transcriptional regulator — translation MMNIMDALTRLQWNHLFSTETLEASSVVTYASGTMLCSNDQQIESLFVVLEGRVKIYTLSEEGKLRLLRLKAAPTLIGDIEYASGRNVLHTVEAVGPVTCLRIPFETLRRHNRTVEFTEHLLRGVSEKLFIEANASSNHLMSTLEERLAGYLISLSESENELFQAEMSQLKRKEVAEWLGTSYRHLNRTLQAFVDEGLVKRTRKEVIILNSERLKERANGMFYE, via the coding sequence ATGATGAATATTATGGATGCACTGACACGATTGCAGTGGAATCATCTTTTTTCGACCGAAACGCTCGAGGCATCGTCGGTGGTCACGTATGCATCCGGAACGATGCTCTGTTCAAACGATCAACAGATTGAATCCTTGTTCGTCGTACTCGAAGGACGCGTCAAAATTTATACGCTCAGTGAAGAAGGGAAGTTGCGTCTGCTACGTTTGAAGGCTGCCCCGACGCTCATTGGAGATATCGAGTATGCGAGTGGACGTAACGTCTTGCATACGGTTGAAGCGGTCGGTCCGGTGACGTGTTTGCGAATCCCGTTTGAGACACTTCGACGTCATAACCGAACGGTCGAATTCACGGAACATCTGTTACGAGGTGTGTCGGAAAAGCTATTCATCGAGGCGAACGCCTCATCCAATCACCTCATGTCGACACTAGAAGAACGATTGGCCGGTTATTTGATTTCTCTTAGTGAATCCGAGAACGAACTGTTTCAAGCCGAGATGAGTCAATTGAAGCGCAAAGAAGTTGCGGAATGGCTTGGGACGAGCTATCGTCACTTGAACCGGACGTTACAAGCATTTGTCGATGAGGGATTAGTGAAACGAACGAGAAAAGAAGTCATCATTTTAAATAGTGAGCGATTGAAAGAACGTGCGAACGGCATGTTTTATGAGTGA
- a CDS encoding hemolysin family protein translates to MKKVDSSIVIDLLIVLFLIVLNGIFAMTEIALISSKPAKLEVEANRGKRSAKIALHYSKDPTDLLSTVQVGITLIGIINGAYGGARFSAPLASAFEQAGMSAQYAGTIAYVVVVTIITYLSLIIGELVPKRIALVSPEKVTMAIIPSLDLFSKVMKPFIWILSKSTLFLFKLLGLKAEQTSGETELEIKQLLFEGAQQGQFAHEEVQQVERVFAFHDQLIYELMQPRTTLEWVDLEDDMDDIKKSIYESKHNKLPVGRDSLDDFVGYIDVRDILTLPTLREPSQILKRIKQPLIVPKQREASQVLQMMQKNGVEIAFVLDEYGGFLGMVTLFDILEEIVGEVMIEEDTPEVVRREDGSYLADGLLGIEDLKRTFEIRDNRFDEGRNSYHTLAGLVIYALGDFPKRGDVVEAYGLRFEVVDMDGKRVDQVLVSELQEPITEED, encoded by the coding sequence ATGAAAAAAGTGGATTCTTCCATAGTGATTGATTTGTTGATTGTTTTGTTTTTGATTGTGTTGAACGGGATTTTTGCGATGACAGAAATTGCGCTCATCTCATCGAAACCTGCAAAACTTGAGGTTGAAGCAAATCGAGGGAAACGAAGTGCAAAGATTGCGCTTCATTATTCGAAAGACCCGACAGATTTGTTGTCGACCGTTCAAGTCGGAATCACATTAATTGGGATTATTAACGGGGCCTACGGGGGTGCGCGCTTCTCGGCACCACTCGCCTCTGCGTTTGAACAAGCCGGAATGAGTGCACAGTATGCCGGAACGATTGCTTATGTGGTCGTTGTAACGATTATTACGTATCTGTCCTTAATCATCGGTGAATTGGTGCCAAAGCGAATTGCGCTTGTGTCTCCTGAAAAAGTCACGATGGCAATCATCCCTTCACTTGATTTATTCAGTAAAGTGATGAAGCCATTCATTTGGATTTTATCGAAATCGACACTCTTTTTGTTCAAGTTGCTTGGCTTGAAAGCAGAACAAACGAGCGGTGAGACGGAGCTTGAGATTAAACAGCTTCTCTTTGAGGGGGCACAGCAAGGCCAGTTCGCCCATGAAGAAGTACAGCAAGTCGAACGCGTCTTTGCGTTTCATGATCAATTGATCTATGAACTCATGCAACCTCGGACGACGCTTGAGTGGGTCGATTTAGAAGATGATATGGATGATATCAAGAAGTCGATCTATGAAAGTAAACATAACAAGTTACCGGTCGGTCGCGACTCGCTCGACGATTTTGTCGGATATATCGATGTCCGTGACATTTTGACGTTACCGACATTACGTGAGCCATCACAGATTTTGAAGCGCATCAAGCAACCGCTCATCGTTCCGAAACAACGAGAGGCGAGCCAAGTACTTCAGATGATGCAGAAAAATGGTGTCGAGATTGCCTTCGTCTTAGATGAATACGGTGGATTCCTTGGCATGGTCACCTTGTTCGATATTTTGGAAGAAATCGTCGGAGAAGTCATGATTGAAGAGGATACACCGGAAGTGGTACGTCGCGAAGATGGGTCATATTTAGCGGACGGTTTGCTTGGAATCGAAGATTTGAAACGAACGTTTGAGATTCGGGATAACCGATTCGACGAAGGGCGCAACTCGTATCACACACTTGCCGGACTCGTCATTTATGCACTCGGTGATTTCCCGAAACGGGGCGATGTGGTCGAAGCGTACGGCCTTCGCTTTGAAGTCGTAGATATGGACGGAAAGCGTGTCGACCAAGTGCTTGTCTCAGAACTACAAGAACCAATCACAGAAGAGGACTGA
- a CDS encoding LemA family protein has product MGWIIAIVAVVVLVLIYFSMYNGLVKYRNWVDEAWAQIDVQLKRRYDLIPNLVETVKGYAKHEQETLAKVVELRNQLGEKTNRQDQMAVNDQLSGALKNLFALREAYPDLKANENFKMLQEELTQTENKVAYSRQLYNNTVMKYNTKIESVPTNIIASVHHFEKRDMLEARAEERENVRVSF; this is encoded by the coding sequence ATGGGGTGGATTATTGCGATTGTAGCAGTTGTCGTGCTCGTACTCATCTATTTTTCGATGTACAACGGGCTCGTCAAATATCGAAATTGGGTCGACGAGGCGTGGGCTCAAATCGATGTGCAATTAAAACGGCGTTATGACTTGATTCCAAATTTGGTCGAAACGGTGAAGGGCTATGCAAAACACGAGCAAGAAACGCTTGCGAAGGTCGTCGAACTGAGAAATCAGCTCGGTGAGAAGACGAATCGCCAAGATCAGATGGCGGTGAACGATCAGCTGAGCGGGGCGCTGAAAAACTTGTTTGCGCTTCGTGAAGCGTATCCGGATTTAAAGGCGAACGAGAACTTCAAGATGTTGCAGGAAGAGTTGACTCAGACGGAAAACAAAGTCGCATACTCCCGCCAACTTTATAACAATACGGTTATGAAGTATAACACGAAAATCGAATCGGTCCCGACGAATATCATCGCGTCCGTCCATCATTTTGAAAAGCGCGACATGCTCGAGGCACGTGCCGAAGAGCGCGAAAACGTTCGCGTCTCATTTTAA
- a CDS encoding PRD domain-containing protein, with product MIKIKKILNNNAVIVSDEGEEKIAIGPGVAFKKTKNDIVNPHKIEKLFIMPENDKFQQLLSRIPVEHFTVSEDIISYAEKRLETSFNEHIHIVLTDHISFAIEREMDGILLRNKLLNEIKILYRNEYEIGLWAIEHIAEKLNVKMPKDEAAFIALHIHTMKVKGGDLRKTVKQTTIVRDMIQSISRRLDVSIEEDDLSYQRLLTHLRFVMDRVNHYDHHTIDEDMLRMIQTKFTSAYACASDVAKEMEETYGVVLPESELGYITLHIQRLQDQHHQKGGH from the coding sequence ATGATTAAAATCAAAAAGATTCTAAACAACAATGCGGTCATCGTCTCGGACGAAGGTGAAGAAAAGATTGCGATTGGTCCGGGCGTCGCGTTTAAAAAAACGAAGAACGACATCGTCAATCCACATAAAATCGAAAAGTTGTTCATCATGCCAGAGAATGACAAGTTCCAACAGTTATTGAGTCGGATCCCGGTTGAGCACTTCACCGTTTCCGAGGATATTATCTCCTATGCAGAGAAGCGTCTCGAGACATCGTTCAACGAACATATCCACATCGTCTTGACCGACCACATCTCGTTCGCCATCGAACGGGAGATGGATGGCATCTTATTACGCAACAAACTGTTGAATGAGATTAAAATCCTCTATCGCAATGAGTACGAGATTGGACTGTGGGCGATTGAACATATCGCTGAAAAGCTCAACGTGAAAATGCCGAAAGACGAAGCCGCGTTCATCGCGCTTCATATCCATACGATGAAAGTGAAAGGAGGTGATTTACGCAAGACGGTCAAACAGACAACGATTGTCCGCGACATGATTCAATCGATTTCACGACGACTCGATGTATCCATTGAAGAAGATGACTTATCCTACCAACGATTATTAACTCATTTACGGTTCGTCATGGATCGGGTCAACCACTACGATCATCACACGATTGATGAAGACATGCTCCGCATGATTCAGACGAAGTTCACGTCTGCCTACGCGTGTGCATCTGATGTCGCGAAAGAAATGGAAGAGACATATGGCGTCGTCTTGCCCGAGTCAGAACTTGGCTATATTACGCTCCACATTCAACGCCTACAAGATCAACACCACCAAAAAGGAGGACATTAA
- the htpX gene encoding zinc metalloprotease HtpX yields the protein MLLYEQIRKNKVKTVFIVTGFVLFVLLVGAAISYVNYGDAIPGLIFTPVFSLFYVGIVIMSSTNIVMKMNRAQEVTSVEEHRFLWHTVENMAMVARVPMPRIFIINDSSPNAFATGLKPEKAAVAVTTGLLDQLSREEVEGVIAHEVAHIKNYDVRLSTVTLALVSVIAIMSDIGSRMLFFRSISGGRRDQNQNPIFLIIGLVLLVLAPLIAMLINMAISRNREFLADASGAELTRNPDALASALEKIANVETPVEQASSASAPLYFSDPLKKKVSGLFSTHPDPVERISRLRQM from the coding sequence ATGCTCCTCTATGAACAAATTCGAAAAAACAAAGTGAAGACGGTGTTCATCGTGACAGGATTTGTTTTATTCGTCCTTCTCGTTGGAGCGGCCATCTCCTACGTCAATTATGGGGATGCGATTCCAGGATTGATTTTCACACCCGTCTTTTCCTTGTTTTATGTCGGTATCGTCATCATGTCGAGCACGAATATCGTCATGAAAATGAATCGGGCGCAAGAAGTGACTTCGGTGGAAGAGCACCGCTTTTTATGGCATACGGTCGAAAACATGGCGATGGTCGCGCGAGTACCGATGCCTCGCATCTTTATCATCAATGATTCGTCACCGAATGCGTTTGCGACCGGACTGAAACCGGAAAAGGCGGCCGTCGCTGTCACGACCGGGCTGTTGGATCAACTGTCGCGTGAAGAAGTGGAAGGTGTGATTGCGCATGAGGTCGCACACATTAAAAACTATGACGTGCGACTCTCGACGGTCACGCTCGCACTCGTGTCAGTGATCGCCATCATGAGTGATATCGGGTCACGCATGTTATTTTTCCGGAGTATCAGTGGGGGACGACGTGACCAAAATCAAAACCCGATTTTCCTCATCATTGGACTCGTCTTGTTGGTGTTGGCCCCGCTTATTGCAATGCTCATCAATATGGCGATTTCACGTAATCGTGAGTTTCTGGCAGATGCGAGTGGAGCGGAACTGACCCGTAACCCGGATGCACTCGCCTCGGCGCTTGAGAAGATTGCAAACGTGGAGACGCCGGTCGAGCAAGCGTCGAGTGCCTCGGCACCGCTTTACTTCTCCGATCCACTTAAAAAGAAAGTGAGCGGTCTGTTCTCGACGCACCCCGATCCAGTGGAGCGTATTTCCCGACTTCGTCAAATGTAA
- a CDS encoding PTS sugar transporter subunit IIA gives MLWNKLMNRHKPTLHSPMEGDVIPLEQVADSVFSEKMMGDGIAITPTDGAVVSPADGEIIQIAPTKHAIGIRTEDGAEILIHVGLDTVELEGRPFDLQVDVGDHVKTGQLLLTADLAQIHQAGKDTVTPMVVTNGGALAHHYAFTFTKEAVPGKTVVARVEA, from the coding sequence ATGCTATGGAATAAGTTAATGAATCGACACAAACCCACACTGCACTCACCAATGGAAGGAGACGTCATTCCACTCGAACAAGTAGCGGACTCGGTCTTCAGTGAAAAAATGATGGGCGACGGTATTGCCATCACACCAACGGATGGCGCCGTCGTCTCACCGGCTGACGGCGAAATCATACAAATCGCTCCGACAAAGCACGCCATCGGCATTCGGACCGAGGATGGGGCTGAGATTTTGATTCACGTCGGTCTCGATACCGTCGAACTCGAAGGTCGACCGTTTGATCTTCAAGTAGATGTGGGCGACCACGTCAAGACGGGACAGCTGTTACTGACAGCGGACTTAGCACAAATCCATCAAGCCGGTAAGGACACGGTCACGCCAATGGTCGTGACGAATGGGGGCGCGCTTGCTCATCATTACGCCTTCACATTCACGAAGGAAGCCGTCCCAGGCAAGACGGTTGTCGCCCGAGTGGAAGCGTGA
- a CDS encoding amidohydrolase, producing MTVTNAEIRLTELFEEMVSLRRHFHQYPELSFQEVETPKKIASYLRELGIEVREHVGGNGVVGRIKGGDGPTIALRADFDALPIQDVKDVPYRSKVNGVMHACGHDAHTATLLVLAKVLTEVSLPGDVVLIHQFAEELSPGGAKPMIEDGCLNNVDYIYGAHIWTPLPFGTVGVKTGPVMAAADRFELTIKGTGGHGAIPQHTVDALMVSVNVANHLQQVVSRRIDPLEPAVLTIGTLHSGQAFNVIAEEAKLSGTVRTFTRETQEKIISDMERIIRSVCEASDADYELEYIKGYPAVVNHVTETELVRLSAMDVVGADGVIEMSPLMVGEDFAYYVEHVPGSFFFTGAGNPGLSAIFPHHHPRFDVDERAMLHTAHVLLGALQRTWMTHEKED from the coding sequence ATGACTGTCACGAATGCTGAAATACGCTTGACGGAGTTATTTGAAGAAATGGTATCCCTGCGACGTCATTTTCATCAATATCCGGAACTGTCTTTTCAAGAAGTCGAAACACCAAAAAAGATCGCCTCGTATCTCCGTGAACTTGGGATCGAAGTACGTGAACATGTTGGCGGAAACGGTGTCGTCGGTCGAATCAAAGGCGGTGACGGTCCGACCATCGCGTTACGCGCTGACTTTGATGCTCTTCCCATTCAAGATGTGAAAGACGTTCCATATCGTTCAAAAGTAAATGGTGTCATGCATGCTTGTGGACACGATGCCCACACAGCGACACTTCTCGTCCTCGCGAAAGTATTAACCGAGGTGTCACTTCCTGGAGACGTCGTATTGATTCACCAATTTGCCGAAGAATTATCTCCAGGTGGTGCCAAACCGATGATTGAAGACGGATGCCTCAACAATGTGGACTATATTTATGGTGCGCACATTTGGACACCGCTCCCTTTTGGAACAGTTGGTGTCAAAACAGGTCCTGTCATGGCCGCAGCCGATCGATTTGAATTGACGATTAAAGGAACAGGTGGGCACGGTGCGATTCCACAACATACGGTCGATGCCCTCATGGTCTCCGTGAACGTAGCAAATCATCTCCAACAAGTTGTCAGTCGACGCATCGACCCACTCGAACCTGCCGTGTTGACTATCGGGACGCTCCACTCCGGGCAAGCGTTCAACGTCATTGCCGAAGAAGCGAAGTTATCTGGTACCGTGCGGACATTCACTCGGGAGACGCAAGAAAAAATCATCTCCGATATGGAACGAATCATCCGTTCTGTCTGTGAGGCGAGTGATGCCGATTACGAATTGGAGTATATAAAAGGGTATCCTGCTGTCGTGAATCATGTGACCGAAACAGAACTCGTCCGCTTGAGCGCGATGGATGTCGTCGGGGCAGACGGTGTCATCGAAATGTCCCCGCTCATGGTCGGGGAAGACTTCGCTTACTATGTCGAGCATGTCCCCGGTAGCTTTTTCTTCACAGGGGCAGGGAATCCCGGGCTTTCAGCAATCTTCCCTCATCATCATCCTCGCTTCGATGTGGATGAACGGGCGATGTTGCACACGGCTCACGTCTTGTTAGGCGCTTTACAACGCACATGGATGACACATGAAAAAGAGGACTGA
- a CDS encoding DMT family transporter: MGILFAVLSGTFIALQGIFNAKLGDAVGAWMSVTIVHFVGLLLALAIYFFNRDADLTAFKRVPWYYSLGGLFGVFVVFGELTAIQQLGVTWAICVLLVAQLVGAFIIDLNGWFGVKRKPVNTGQVMGLVLMIVGIGIYTFA, encoded by the coding sequence ATGGGAATTCTATTCGCTGTATTATCTGGGACATTTATCGCCCTACAAGGAATCTTCAACGCGAAATTGGGAGATGCGGTAGGGGCGTGGATGTCTGTCACGATCGTCCACTTTGTCGGACTTCTGTTAGCGCTCGCCATCTATTTTTTTAATCGAGACGCAGATTTAACTGCCTTTAAACGCGTACCTTGGTATTATAGTTTGGGTGGACTATTCGGTGTATTCGTTGTATTCGGCGAATTGACGGCGATTCAACAGTTAGGTGTGACGTGGGCAATCTGTGTATTGCTTGTGGCACAATTAGTAGGAGCCTTTATCATCGATTTGAACGGTTGGTTTGGTGTCAAACGGAAGCCGGTCAACACGGGACAGGTCATGGGACTCGTCTTGATGATCGTTGGTATCGGGATTTATACATTTGCGTAA